A region of the Leucobacter komagatae genome:
GGAGCCTGTATGCGTTCGCGCTCGACGCGCACCTTGGCAACGATCAGGCCGTGCTGTTCTACGACAGCAAGGTCACCTCCCGCTTCGCCCCGCGCTATCGCAGAGACGGAGTCGCGAGTGTGCACGTGATCCACAATCGGCACCTCGGGCACGCTCAGCCGCGGCCCTTCGGGGTGCTCTCGGCGACGCGCTCCGAGGTGATTCGCGACCTTGAGGCCTTCGAGCGCGTCGTGTGCTCAACCTCGGCGCAGCGCGATGATCTGCGCTCCCTGCTCGGCAGCGGGCCGGCGGTGAGCGTGATCCCTCCTGCGATTGCGGGAGGCGCGACCACAGCCGGCGAACTCCCGGGGCGCCAGGCGCCGCGCGCTCGAAAGCGCCGTCCCGCGCACGGGGTCGTGCTGAGCTCGCTCGAACCGCGGAAGCGCCTCGACCATATTGTGCGGGCGGTCGCGATTGCCAGGGAGACTCACCCGGAGATCACGCTCGACATCTTCGGCACGGGTGAGGGAGAACTCGAGCTGCGCGCGCTCGTCTCCGAGCTCGGCCTCGACGGGGTCGTCGAGCTGCGCGGGTATGCGGCCGATGCGAGACAGCGCTTTGCTGAGGCCTCGTGGACCGCGCTGTCGAGCACGCACGAGGGGTTTGGTATGGCGGTCGCCCAAGCGATGGCCGACGGCTGCGTCCCGTTTGCCTACGACATTGCCTACGACATTGCCTACGGCCCTGCCGAGCTCCTCAGTGAGATCCCGGGGTGCCTGGTGGCACAAGAGGACCCCCGCGCGCTCGCTGCGCGCCTCACCGCCTTCCTCGCGCGGCCCGAGGCCGAGTGCGAGCGAGTGCGCGCTGCGACCGCCCGCGAGGCCGAACGATTTCGGCCGGAGGTCATCGCGGCGAAGTGGCGTGAACTGCTCGCCGGCCTTGAAGTAGATCTCGCGGCGGGGCAGATCACCGCGGAGCGCCGCGAGGCGAAGCCGCTCTCCCTGCGCGTGTG
Encoded here:
- a CDS encoding glycosyltransferase → MPKQPLRVLSLSWAIPEHIGGMTSAMLDRSAMLAEAGYACETMLFVPTQRREHDRERLAAEGRLPAAGPLTNLWDILAVADTPRPPARGLRFTDAALGRETTPWADGGAVRMRTRWADDGTTALQVDHYRPDGSLLAVDRRDGPAVAGSPSRRVTLFDRSGTPVRAWRSIWSLYAFALDAHLGNDQAVLFYDSKVTSRFAPRYRRDGVASVHVIHNRHLGHAQPRPFGVLSATRSEVIRDLEAFERVVCSTSAQRDDLRSLLGSGPAVSVIPPAIAGGATTAGELPGRQAPRARKRRPAHGVVLSSLEPRKRLDHIVRAVAIARETHPEITLDIFGTGEGELELRALVSELGLDGVVELRGYAADARQRFAEASWTALSSTHEGFGMAVAQAMADGCVPFAYDIAYDIAYGPAELLSEIPGCLVAQEDPRALAARLTAFLARPEAECERVRAATAREAERFRPEVIAAKWRELLAGLEVDLAAGQITAERREAKPLSLRVCRRPHSIAIEAEFGLSRSRELPASVMLGIAAAKPAIEWRRAARVRRLPGTRYRATVTLPAADFPVACDRAGSGGVDIVAVLGGEGQPRTVIAEDVRLSPYPATVFGVRGARRWVAALRRRLPGARD